From a region of the Malania oleifera isolate guangnan ecotype guangnan chromosome 12, ASM2987363v1, whole genome shotgun sequence genome:
- the LOC131144555 gene encoding uncharacterized protein LOC131144555 isoform X1: MLLSPGGPQPLSCNLSHVVTSAPHRNMPFFLAFPLKPHQIDASPISNASSFGSLFTERGWFCAHALRKQRGHTSSVLEVNDFDDDDEDDSDEEAEAEDDDEGEFDPFAEMKKWTRNKPRGFGEGKVYDTSIEEKLFDEIAQSRRAQLANINRLKNNPSKPHSKEGHNQVQKAPEPFPSGIRVRLFNLPKKKNVHRDLRSAFKEVPGIINIAPAVSGNQKTRDPVCKGFAFVDLKSLEDANRFVRIVSGQNITFGKIQKQIKCELINPPSPDTASEFSALGTDSAPKVVHPTVEADNPDADFELDNASLNLSEEATSNESKELQDNPLSAWEEIQRNLKFAHVSEVNDGDGLKPTVDSATASSSSKPRDKAKANKKKQDTKRKAQKGPKLGILGSANRYTAGLLSAFCSLLEHMLSLLLLIMMQVKGQGEDFANRRVIQICSKCCFHFKRELTVVM; this comes from the exons ATGCTGTTGAGTCCTGGAGGGCCGCAACCTCTCTCGTGCAACTTATCACATGTTGTTACCAGCGCCCCTCACCGCAATATGCCCTTCTTCCTTGCATTTCCACTCAAACCCCATCAAATCGACGCCTCTCCCATCTCAAACGCGTCTTCCTTTGGCTCACTCTTCACG GAACGAGGTTGGTTCTGCGCGCACGCCTTGAGGAAGCAAAGAGGACACACCAGTAGTGTCCTGGAAGTGAACGactttgatgatgatgatgaagacgACAGTGACGAAGAAGCAGAAGCTGAAGATGATGATGAGGGGGAATTTGATCCTTTTGCGGAGATGAAGAAGTGGACAAGGAACAAGCCTCGCGGTTTTGGCGAAGGCAAAGTATACGATACCTCAATTGAAGAAAAGCTGTTCGACGAAATAGCGCAGAGTAGACGGGCTCAGCTTGCCAATATCAATAGGCTTAAGAACAACCCTTCGAAGCCGCATTCCAAGGAAGGCCATAATCAGGTCCAGAAAG CACCTGAGCCTTTTCCAAGTGGCATTCGCGTTCGTTTGTTTAACCTTCCTAAGAAAAAAAATGTCCATAGAGATTTGAGATCAGCTTTCAAAGAAGTCCCTGGAATAATTAATATTGCCCCAGCAGTATCTGGAAACCAAAAGACAAGAGACCCCGTTTGCAAGGGCTTTGCATTTGTTGACCTCAAGTCTCTGGAGGATGCAAATAG ATTTGTGCGGATAGTTTCAGGACAAAACATTACTTTTGGTAAAATCCAGAAGCAGATAAAATGCGAATTGATAAATCCACCCTCGCCCGATACTGCTTCTGAATTTTCAGCCCTTGGCACCGACTCTGCTCCTAAAGTAGTACATCCTACTGTGGAAGCAGATAACCCAGATGCTGATTTTGAGTTGGATAATGCTTCCCTAAATTTGTCGGAGGAAGCCACGTCAAATGAGTCCAAGGAGTTGCAGGATAATCCTTTATCAGCATGGGAAGAAATCCAAAGGAATCTAAAGTTTGCCCATGTTTCAGAGGTAAATGACGGTGATGGCTTGAAACCGACTGTGGACTCCGCAACTGCTTCATCATCCTCAAAGCCTCGAGATAAAGCAAAGGCGAATAAGAAAAAGCAAGACACCAAAAGGAAAGCTCAGAAGGGTCCGAAGTTAGGCATCCTTGGATCTGCAAATAGGTACACAGCGGGCTTGTTATCTGCCTTTTGTAGTCTGTTGGAACACATGCTGTCTCTCTTATTATTGATCATGATGCAGGTTAAAGGTCAGGGAGAAGACTTTGCTAACAGGCGTGTTATCCAAATATGCAGCAAATGCTGCTTCCACTTCAAGAGAGAACTAACAGTAGTGATGTAA
- the LOC131144555 gene encoding uncharacterized protein LOC131144555 isoform X3 has product MLLSPGGPQPLSCNLSHVVTSAPHRNMPFFLAFPLKPHQIDASPISNASSFGSLFTERGWFCAHALRKQRGHTSSVLEVNDFDDDDEDDSDEEAEAEDDDEGEFDPFAEMKKWTRNKPRGFGEGKVYDTSIEEKLFDEIAQSRRAQLANINRLKNNPSKPHSKEGHNQVQKVSGQNITFGKIQKQIKCELINPPSPDTASEFSALGTDSAPKVVHPTVEADNPDADFELDNASLNLSEEATSNESKELQDNPLSAWEEIQRNLKFAHVSEVNDGDGLKPTVDSATASSSSKPRDKAKANKKKQDTKRKAQKGPKLGILGSANRLKVREKTLLTGVLSKYAANAASTSREN; this is encoded by the exons ATGCTGTTGAGTCCTGGAGGGCCGCAACCTCTCTCGTGCAACTTATCACATGTTGTTACCAGCGCCCCTCACCGCAATATGCCCTTCTTCCTTGCATTTCCACTCAAACCCCATCAAATCGACGCCTCTCCCATCTCAAACGCGTCTTCCTTTGGCTCACTCTTCACG GAACGAGGTTGGTTCTGCGCGCACGCCTTGAGGAAGCAAAGAGGACACACCAGTAGTGTCCTGGAAGTGAACGactttgatgatgatgatgaagacgACAGTGACGAAGAAGCAGAAGCTGAAGATGATGATGAGGGGGAATTTGATCCTTTTGCGGAGATGAAGAAGTGGACAAGGAACAAGCCTCGCGGTTTTGGCGAAGGCAAAGTATACGATACCTCAATTGAAGAAAAGCTGTTCGACGAAATAGCGCAGAGTAGACGGGCTCAGCTTGCCAATATCAATAGGCTTAAGAACAACCCTTCGAAGCCGCATTCCAAGGAAGGCCATAATCAGGTCCAGAAAG TTTCAGGACAAAACATTACTTTTGGTAAAATCCAGAAGCAGATAAAATGCGAATTGATAAATCCACCCTCGCCCGATACTGCTTCTGAATTTTCAGCCCTTGGCACCGACTCTGCTCCTAAAGTAGTACATCCTACTGTGGAAGCAGATAACCCAGATGCTGATTTTGAGTTGGATAATGCTTCCCTAAATTTGTCGGAGGAAGCCACGTCAAATGAGTCCAAGGAGTTGCAGGATAATCCTTTATCAGCATGGGAAGAAATCCAAAGGAATCTAAAGTTTGCCCATGTTTCAGAGGTAAATGACGGTGATGGCTTGAAACCGACTGTGGACTCCGCAACTGCTTCATCATCCTCAAAGCCTCGAGATAAAGCAAAGGCGAATAAGAAAAAGCAAGACACCAAAAGGAAAGCTCAGAAGGGTCCGAAGTTAGGCATCCTTGGATCTGCAAATAG GTTAAAGGTCAGGGAGAAGACTTTGCTAACAGGCGTGTTATCCAAATATGCAGCAAATGCTGCTTCCACTTCAAGAGAGAACTAA
- the LOC131144555 gene encoding uncharacterized protein LOC131144555 isoform X2, whose protein sequence is MLLSPGGPQPLSCNLSHVVTSAPHRNMPFFLAFPLKPHQIDASPISNASSFGSLFTERGWFCAHALRKQRGHTSSVLEVNDFDDDDEDDSDEEAEAEDDDEGEFDPFAEMKKWTRNKPRGFGEGKVYDTSIEEKLFDEIAQSRRAQLANINRLKNNPSKPHSKEGHNQVQKAPEPFPSGIRVRLFNLPKKKNVHRDLRSAFKEVPGIINIAPAVSGNQKTRDPVCKGFAFVDLKSLEDANRFVRIVSGQNITFGKIQKQIKCELINPPSPDTASEFSALGTDSAPKVVHPTVEADNPDADFELDNASLNLSEEATSNESKELQDNPLSAWEEIQRNLKFAHVSEVNDGDGLKPTVDSATASSSSKPRDKAKANKKKQDTKRKAQKGPKLGILGSANRLKVREKTLLTGVLSKYAANAASTSREN, encoded by the exons ATGCTGTTGAGTCCTGGAGGGCCGCAACCTCTCTCGTGCAACTTATCACATGTTGTTACCAGCGCCCCTCACCGCAATATGCCCTTCTTCCTTGCATTTCCACTCAAACCCCATCAAATCGACGCCTCTCCCATCTCAAACGCGTCTTCCTTTGGCTCACTCTTCACG GAACGAGGTTGGTTCTGCGCGCACGCCTTGAGGAAGCAAAGAGGACACACCAGTAGTGTCCTGGAAGTGAACGactttgatgatgatgatgaagacgACAGTGACGAAGAAGCAGAAGCTGAAGATGATGATGAGGGGGAATTTGATCCTTTTGCGGAGATGAAGAAGTGGACAAGGAACAAGCCTCGCGGTTTTGGCGAAGGCAAAGTATACGATACCTCAATTGAAGAAAAGCTGTTCGACGAAATAGCGCAGAGTAGACGGGCTCAGCTTGCCAATATCAATAGGCTTAAGAACAACCCTTCGAAGCCGCATTCCAAGGAAGGCCATAATCAGGTCCAGAAAG CACCTGAGCCTTTTCCAAGTGGCATTCGCGTTCGTTTGTTTAACCTTCCTAAGAAAAAAAATGTCCATAGAGATTTGAGATCAGCTTTCAAAGAAGTCCCTGGAATAATTAATATTGCCCCAGCAGTATCTGGAAACCAAAAGACAAGAGACCCCGTTTGCAAGGGCTTTGCATTTGTTGACCTCAAGTCTCTGGAGGATGCAAATAG ATTTGTGCGGATAGTTTCAGGACAAAACATTACTTTTGGTAAAATCCAGAAGCAGATAAAATGCGAATTGATAAATCCACCCTCGCCCGATACTGCTTCTGAATTTTCAGCCCTTGGCACCGACTCTGCTCCTAAAGTAGTACATCCTACTGTGGAAGCAGATAACCCAGATGCTGATTTTGAGTTGGATAATGCTTCCCTAAATTTGTCGGAGGAAGCCACGTCAAATGAGTCCAAGGAGTTGCAGGATAATCCTTTATCAGCATGGGAAGAAATCCAAAGGAATCTAAAGTTTGCCCATGTTTCAGAGGTAAATGACGGTGATGGCTTGAAACCGACTGTGGACTCCGCAACTGCTTCATCATCCTCAAAGCCTCGAGATAAAGCAAAGGCGAATAAGAAAAAGCAAGACACCAAAAGGAAAGCTCAGAAGGGTCCGAAGTTAGGCATCCTTGGATCTGCAAATAG GTTAAAGGTCAGGGAGAAGACTTTGCTAACAGGCGTGTTATCCAAATATGCAGCAAATGCTGCTTCCACTTCAAGAGAGAACTAA